From Drosophila yakuba strain Tai18E2 chromosome 2L, Prin_Dyak_Tai18E2_2.1, whole genome shotgun sequence, one genomic window encodes:
- the LOC26534661 gene encoding uncharacterized protein LOC26534661, which produces MAVVSILPGQRPDNIKVTLINLPKYSVLNLPCAGVRYRYRYAVHNTTLTMSNLNRNKSIGSGKTMDSWENGFMEADSISWNHGISMRITFLSAQRGKPPTESGRTTPPIHSQSFGAHLLSADKSGHHTTKCNVCSHYQSKGHRAASQPQPKRFVVRHLLEVECRIWISPERK; this is translated from the exons ATGGCAGTTGTTTCAATTTTGCCGGGTCAACGGCCGGATAACATTAAGGTGACCTTAATAAATCTACCAAAATATTCGGTATTAAATCTTCCCTGCGCTGGGGTTCGATATCGCTATCGATATGCCGTCCACAACACCACACTAACAATGAGCAACTTAAACCGAAACAAGAGCATTGGCAGTGGAAAAACAATGGACTCATGGGAAAACGGATTCATGGAGGCGGACTCCATTAGCTGGAACCACGGAATATCAATGAGGATTACCTTCTTAAGCGCCCAACGAGGGAAACCGCCCACGGAATCTGGTCGAACAACTCCACCCATCCACTCTCAATCCTTCGGCGCTCATCTGCTTTCTGCTGACAA GAGCGGCCATCATACCACGAAATGCAACGTTTGCTCACATTATCAGAGCAAAGGACATCGTGCTGCATCTCAACCGCAACCAAAAAGGTTTGTCGTCCGACACCTCTTGGAAGTTGAATGCAGAATATGGATCTCCCCTGAAAGGAAATAA